The Natronoglycomyces albus genome has a segment encoding these proteins:
- the ruvC gene encoding crossover junction endodeoxyribonuclease RuvC — MRVMGVDPGLTRCGVGIVEGSPGVKGTMVAVGVIRTDPNTELATRLFELDAGLRDFLERHQPEAVAVERVFSQHNVASVIGTAQASGIAMLAGAKAGLPVATYTPSEAKAAVCGNGSADKRQVTAMITRILGLTDPPKPADAADALVIAITHLWRGSLQNKLRLATQKGAWR; from the coding sequence TTGCGCGTCATGGGAGTAGACCCCGGACTCACCCGCTGCGGCGTCGGTATCGTCGAAGGCAGCCCCGGAGTCAAGGGAACCATGGTCGCCGTGGGCGTCATTCGTACCGACCCCAACACCGAACTAGCCACCCGCCTGTTTGAACTCGACGCGGGCCTGCGTGACTTTCTCGAACGACACCAGCCTGAAGCCGTCGCCGTCGAACGGGTCTTCAGCCAACATAACGTCGCCAGTGTTATCGGCACCGCCCAAGCATCCGGCATCGCCATGCTCGCTGGAGCCAAAGCCGGATTGCCCGTGGCCACATACACGCCATCTGAGGCCAAAGCCGCAGTGTGCGGCAACGGTTCAGCCGACAAACGCCAAGTCACCGCTATGATCACCCGCATTTTGGGCCTCACCGACCCGCCCAAACCCGCCGACGCCGCTGACGCCCTCGTCATCGCCATCACCCACCTGTGGCGCGGTAGTCTCCAAAACAAACTCCGACTCGCCACCCAGAAGGGAGCCTGGCGATGA
- a CDS encoding glycosyltransferase family 4 protein translates to MRIGIVSPYSYDVPGGVQFHIRDLAETLIAAGHHVQVLGPASETADLPSYVTGIAGSVAVPYNGSVARLAFGPLAATRVRRWVKAGDFDVIHVHEPMTPSLSFLAVLMASCPVVATFHTAMTRSRTLAAGRGLAQLVLEKISARIAVSALARKVQVEHLGGGAVEIPNGVLISAYRTASPLPERKPDGHTLGFLGRFDEPRKGFGLLREAFAQLAPERPELKLVVAGKGDHKAAVEGLPADVAARIEFLGMVSDEEKARMLRSIDIYVAPNTGGESFGMILVEAMAARACVLASNLEAFRLVVDDGRAGALFTNGDADNLAKHIRGLLDDPQMRAQYVSYADEWVKRFDWPVVATQITEVYRAAIDADSSPAA, encoded by the coding sequence TTGCGCATAGGTATCGTCAGCCCTTACTCCTACGACGTTCCCGGCGGCGTGCAATTCCATATCCGGGACCTAGCTGAAACCCTTATCGCCGCGGGGCATCACGTCCAAGTCCTCGGTCCGGCCAGCGAGACGGCTGACCTTCCCTCGTACGTGACCGGCATCGCGGGCTCGGTGGCAGTTCCCTATAACGGTTCGGTCGCCCGCCTGGCCTTCGGTCCTCTCGCCGCCACTCGTGTCCGCCGGTGGGTCAAGGCCGGTGATTTTGATGTCATTCACGTGCACGAACCCATGACACCCAGTCTGTCCTTCCTGGCCGTCCTCATGGCCAGCTGCCCTGTCGTCGCCACGTTCCATACCGCCATGACTAGATCGAGGACGCTCGCCGCAGGGCGCGGTCTCGCCCAGTTGGTGTTGGAAAAGATCTCCGCGCGTATCGCCGTCAGCGCCTTGGCACGAAAGGTGCAGGTCGAGCATCTCGGTGGGGGAGCAGTGGAGATTCCCAATGGCGTCTTGATATCGGCGTATCGCACCGCCTCGCCGCTGCCAGAACGTAAACCAGACGGCCATACTCTGGGTTTCCTTGGGCGTTTCGACGAGCCGCGCAAGGGTTTCGGGCTCCTTCGAGAAGCGTTTGCGCAGTTGGCGCCAGAGCGCCCGGAGCTGAAGCTAGTGGTAGCGGGCAAAGGCGACCACAAGGCTGCCGTCGAAGGTCTACCGGCTGACGTGGCCGCGCGCATCGAGTTTCTTGGCATGGTCTCCGACGAGGAAAAGGCCCGAATGCTGCGCAGCATAGACATCTATGTAGCCCCCAATACTGGCGGCGAGTCGTTCGGCATGATCTTGGTCGAGGCGATGGCCGCGCGGGCCTGTGTGCTGGCCAGCAACCTGGAGGCATTCCGGCTGGTAGTCGATGACGGCCGTGCTGGCGCCCTGTTCACTAACGGCGATGCCGACAATTTGGCCAAACACATCAGAGGCCTCCTGGACGATCCGCAGATGCGCGCACAGTACGTCAGTTACGCGGATGAATGGGTGAAACGGTTTGATTGGCCTGTGGTGGCTACTCAGATCACAGAGGTCTATCGGGCCGCCATTGACGCTGATTCATCGCCTGCGGCCTGA
- a CDS encoding HIT family protein, with translation MAYIKGEGKPTGAPEDRQGCPFCEVPQLDDETGLIVTRGKSMYVVLNKFPYNSGHLMICPFRHVADYTDLHDEEVAEMGALVQRSMRVIRAVMGAHGFNIGMNQGAISGAGIAGHLHQHIVPRWGGDANFMPIVGQTKVIPQFLSDTRAQLAQSWEKELS, from the coding sequence ATGGCTTACATCAAGGGGGAGGGCAAACCCACCGGCGCACCTGAGGACCGACAAGGTTGCCCCTTTTGCGAGGTGCCACAGCTGGACGACGAAACCGGCCTGATTGTGACGCGGGGCAAGTCGATGTATGTGGTACTTAATAAGTTCCCGTACAACTCGGGGCACTTGATGATCTGCCCGTTCCGCCATGTCGCCGACTACACAGATCTCCATGACGAGGAAGTGGCCGAAATGGGAGCGCTTGTTCAGCGCTCCATGCGTGTCATCCGGGCCGTCATGGGCGCGCACGGGTTCAATATCGGCATGAACCAAGGCGCGATATCCGGAGCTGGTATCGCCGGTCACCTGCACCAACATATTGTCCCCCGCTGGGGTGGCGATGCGAACTTTATGCCCATTGTGGGCCAGACCAAAGTGATTCCGCAGTTTCTGTCTGATACTCGGGCACAACTGGCGCAATCCTGGGAGAAAGAACTATCTTAA
- a CDS encoding SSI family serine proteinase inhibitor — translation MKQFMSRIAAVALATGLVAAVTAPASAERMPVEGPVTEAAAQPDFSPGAFQRTAVLTIVSSNHTQYRSQVLHCVEGTHDHPRHSAACQQLEESNGRIAMIPIVDTYCTMERDPVQLHAWIMWDGKYQQFQGEFGNACQANAETGGIVFDF, via the coding sequence ATGAAACAATTCATGTCTCGTATTGCCGCTGTGGCACTCGCGACCGGTCTCGTGGCCGCAGTCACCGCACCGGCTTCCGCTGAACGCATGCCCGTGGAGGGTCCGGTTACCGAAGCGGCGGCGCAGCCCGACTTTTCGCCCGGTGCCTTCCAGCGCACCGCCGTGCTGACGATAGTGTCCTCCAATCACACGCAATACCGTAGTCAAGTGCTGCACTGCGTCGAGGGAACCCACGATCATCCACGACACTCAGCGGCATGCCAGCAGCTAGAGGAGTCCAACGGACGCATCGCGATGATACCGATCGTGGACACTTACTGCACAATGGAGCGTGACCCGGTTCAGTTGCACGCCTGGATCATGTGGGACGGGAAGTATCAACAGTTCCAAGGAGAGTTCGGAAATGCCTGCCAGGCCAACGCCGAAACCGGCGGAATAGTTTTCGACTTTTGA
- the pdxS gene encoding pyridoxal 5'-phosphate synthase lyase subunit PdxS yields MGAVSVSNQQNTAETTVGTARVKRGMADMLKGGVIMDVVTPEQAKIAEDAGAVAVMALERVPADIRVEGGVSRMSDPDMIDGIIDAVSIPVMAKARIGHFVEAQVLQSIGVDYIDESEVLSPADEANHIDKFPFTVPFVCGATNLGEALRRLSEGAAMIRSKGEAGTGNVVEATRHMRQIRADIKRLSTMDSAELHAAAKELRAPYEIVAEVAQAGKLPVVLFTAGGIATPADAAMMMQLGAEGVFVGSGIFKSGDPAKRAAAIVKATAFHEDADVIAKVSRGLGEAMVGINVDTLDEASKLAKRGW; encoded by the coding sequence ATGGGAGCGGTCAGCGTGTCCAACCAGCAAAACACTGCGGAAACCACCGTCGGCACCGCGCGCGTTAAGCGCGGCATGGCCGACATGCTCAAAGGTGGCGTGATCATGGACGTCGTCACTCCTGAGCAGGCGAAGATCGCCGAGGACGCCGGTGCGGTGGCAGTTATGGCCCTGGAGCGCGTTCCGGCCGACATCCGTGTTGAGGGCGGAGTTAGCCGGATGAGCGACCCGGACATGATCGATGGCATCATCGACGCAGTGTCGATCCCGGTCATGGCGAAGGCTCGCATCGGCCATTTTGTCGAGGCTCAGGTGCTTCAGTCCATCGGCGTCGACTACATCGATGAGTCCGAGGTGCTGTCGCCAGCCGATGAGGCCAACCACATCGACAAGTTCCCCTTCACTGTCCCATTCGTGTGCGGAGCGACGAACTTGGGAGAAGCCCTGCGCCGCCTCAGCGAGGGTGCGGCCATGATTCGCTCCAAGGGTGAAGCGGGTACGGGCAACGTGGTCGAGGCGACTCGTCACATGCGCCAAATCCGGGCGGACATCAAGCGATTGAGCACGATGGACTCCGCTGAGCTCCACGCCGCTGCGAAGGAATTGCGCGCCCCTTACGAGATCGTCGCCGAAGTGGCCCAAGCCGGTAAACTCCCGGTCGTGTTGTTCACCGCTGGAGGCATTGCCACTCCCGCCGACGCGGCGATGATGATGCAATTGGGTGCCGAGGGTGTTTTCGTGGGTTCGGGCATTTTCAAGTCCGGAGACCCCGCCAAGCGCGCTGCCGCCATCGTTAAGGCCACTGCCTTCCACGAAGACGCGGATGTCATTGCCAAGGTTTCACGTGGCCTGGGTGAGGCCATGGTCGGCATCAATGTCGACACCTTGGACGAGGCGAGCAAGCTTGCCAAGCGTGGCTGGTAA
- a CDS encoding multidrug effflux MFS transporter: MSVVSVKPAVGPTQTPSYPRRFVVLLVFVLGALTALGPLASDLYLPAFPEIANQLGSTEARIQLTMTSMMLGLALGQAILGPLSDRYGRRKPLLISGAIFTVVSLACALAPTADILLILRFVQGLAGAAGMVIARAVIRDFFEGDDIARFISKMMLVTMLAPLLGPILGAQLLELGSWRFIFIFLTVASAITMIFLYFTLPESLPKEARRDFNLAEFGRTVGQLLRDGAFMAPVMAVGFSFAMMFTYISGFSFVSQNSYGATPQTFGLIFAITTIALVIGNQVNILLIRFIRSSTRLAIGCAINTISVIALFALQPLGLDTLWTITGVLAVLMFGVGVLFPNAGSMAMTSQPPPIAGTASAIMGCIQMAMGGSLAALASMNHASEVTFTSMTTVMLGLGLVAVVAVAFTVRIYRAREQALAA, translated from the coding sequence GTGTCTGTTGTTTCCGTTAAGCCGGCAGTCGGCCCCACTCAAACACCGTCCTATCCACGGCGTTTCGTCGTCTTGCTGGTCTTTGTTCTCGGCGCGTTGACTGCTTTGGGACCACTGGCCAGCGACCTCTACCTACCCGCATTCCCCGAAATTGCCAACCAGCTGGGAAGCACCGAGGCGCGTATCCAGCTGACGATGACCTCGATGATGTTGGGCCTGGCGCTGGGACAAGCCATTCTAGGGCCACTGTCGGACCGCTATGGACGGCGCAAGCCCCTCCTGATCAGTGGCGCCATCTTCACTGTGGTGTCGCTCGCCTGCGCTCTGGCGCCCACCGCCGATATCCTCCTGATCCTGCGGTTCGTCCAGGGCCTCGCGGGGGCCGCGGGCATGGTCATCGCTCGCGCGGTCATTCGTGACTTCTTCGAAGGTGACGACATCGCTCGGTTCATCTCCAAGATGATGCTGGTGACGATGTTGGCTCCGCTTTTGGGTCCCATTCTGGGTGCGCAGCTACTCGAGCTGGGGTCGTGGCGATTCATCTTCATCTTCTTGACCGTGGCCTCGGCCATCACCATGATCTTTTTGTACTTCACGTTGCCCGAAAGCCTCCCGAAGGAGGCCCGGCGTGACTTCAACCTAGCCGAATTCGGCCGCACAGTCGGGCAGCTGCTGCGCGACGGGGCGTTCATGGCCCCGGTCATGGCGGTTGGGTTCAGCTTCGCGATGATGTTCACCTATATCTCGGGCTTCTCATTCGTGTCGCAGAACTCCTACGGAGCCACCCCACAAACCTTCGGACTCATCTTCGCCATCACCACCATTGCCCTGGTGATTGGTAATCAGGTCAACATCCTGCTCATTCGTTTTATCCGGTCGTCAACTCGGTTGGCCATCGGCTGCGCGATCAACACCATATCGGTTATCGCCCTGTTCGCGCTCCAACCGCTGGGCCTGGACACTCTGTGGACGATCACGGGAGTACTCGCGGTACTGATGTTCGGGGTCGGCGTGCTCTTCCCCAACGCCGGGTCGATGGCCATGACGTCCCAGCCGCCGCCCATCGCTGGCACGGCCTCAGCGATCATGGGATGCATCCAAATGGCGATGGGCGGTAGCCTCGCCGCCCTGGCCAGCATGAATCACGCCAGCGAGGTCACCTTCACCTCGATGACGACGGTGATGCTCGGTCTGGGCCTGGTCGCGGTGGTGGCTGTGGCCTTCACCGTGCGCATCTACCGAGCTCGCGAACAAGCTCTAGCCGCCTGA
- the pgsA gene encoding phosphatidylinositol phosphate synthase translates to MAKFLRTQGRSWLRIFLDSIARRCVALGISANAVTLACTFVVVTASVVLIPQGYWVWAFFILLVACLGDILDGSIARIQGGGSKFGALLDSVCDRIADGAILGAVAFWFALQDRYIEMAVALACLVTSEVVSYVKARAEGLGATCDVGYVERLERLILIGLAGLLEIFGVPFGMLIVLSLLAALSFATIVQRLLHTRDQLRN, encoded by the coding sequence ATGGCTAAGTTTCTCAGAACTCAAGGCCGCAGTTGGCTGCGCATCTTCCTCGACTCCATCGCTCGGCGCTGTGTTGCCCTTGGTATCAGCGCCAACGCGGTAACCCTCGCCTGCACCTTCGTGGTCGTCACGGCCAGCGTTGTGCTCATTCCGCAAGGCTACTGGGTATGGGCGTTCTTCATCCTCCTAGTCGCCTGCCTTGGCGACATATTGGACGGTTCGATCGCTCGTATCCAAGGCGGGGGCAGTAAGTTTGGAGCGCTACTGGACTCAGTATGCGACCGCATCGCAGACGGGGCGATTCTAGGGGCCGTCGCCTTCTGGTTTGCTTTGCAGGACCGTTATATCGAAATGGCCGTGGCGTTGGCGTGCCTGGTGACCTCCGAAGTGGTCTCATACGTAAAGGCGCGGGCAGAGGGATTGGGTGCCACGTGCGACGTGGGTTACGTCGAACGCCTGGAGCGGCTGATCTTGATTGGCCTCGCAGGCCTGTTGGAAATATTTGGCGTGCCCTTTGGAATGTTGATCGTTCTGAGTTTGCTAGCGGCACTTTCGTTCGCCACCATCGTGCAGCGTCTGCTGCACACTCGTGACCAACTGCGGAATTGA
- a CDS encoding YebC/PmpR family DNA-binding transcriptional regulator, whose translation MSGHSKWATTKHKKAVIDAKRGKLFAKLIKNVEVASRTGGPDPDGNPTLYDAIQKAKKSSVPNDNIDRAVKRGAGLEAGGADYQTIMYEGYAPGGVALLIECLTDNRNRAASEVRVALTRNGGNPADAGSVSYMFSRKGVVMVPAADGLSEDDLLMAVLDAGAEEVNNLGESFEVISEPTDLVAVRTALQSAGIDYDSAEASFQPSVTVPADADLARKVFKVIEALEDSDEVQNVFSNIDIADEVLAQID comes from the coding sequence ATGTCAGGCCACTCTAAATGGGCGACGACCAAGCACAAGAAAGCCGTGATTGACGCCAAGCGCGGTAAGTTGTTCGCCAAACTGATCAAGAACGTGGAAGTCGCCTCTCGCACCGGTGGTCCTGACCCCGATGGCAATCCGACTTTGTACGACGCGATTCAAAAGGCCAAGAAGAGCTCGGTTCCCAATGACAACATTGATCGAGCTGTCAAGCGTGGCGCAGGATTGGAAGCGGGCGGTGCCGACTATCAGACGATCATGTATGAGGGTTACGCACCTGGAGGCGTGGCGCTGCTGATCGAGTGCCTGACTGACAACCGCAACCGGGCCGCGAGTGAGGTGCGGGTGGCCCTGACTCGTAACGGCGGTAACCCAGCCGACGCCGGGAGTGTGTCGTACATGTTTTCCCGTAAGGGCGTCGTCATGGTTCCGGCGGCCGATGGTTTGAGTGAAGACGACCTACTGATGGCGGTGTTGGACGCGGGCGCCGAGGAGGTCAACAACCTGGGGGAGTCATTCGAGGTCATCTCCGAACCGACCGACCTGGTCGCGGTGCGTACCGCGCTGCAATCAGCGGGCATTGACTATGACTCGGCCGAGGCTTCGTTTCAGCCCAGCGTGACGGTACCTGCTGACGCGGACTTGGCTAGGAAGGTCTTCAAGGTCATCGAAGCGTTGGAAGACTCAGACGAGGTGCAGAACGTCTTCTCCAATATTGATATCGCCGATGAGGTCCTGGCGCAAATCGACTGA
- a CDS encoding DsbA family protein produces MKAEFWADVVSPWAYVGKSRVDDALASFTGEDVDIVWRPLPVDSRVDSTEAARVILLARADGGSQTQHAVATALMEAWHVDERDVSSLDVVIEVAQAAGFSQASALMNSDAGQQELAEQLLRAKAIEVETSPTMTVGEQSLAGIQEESAIREFFQAAASNRELPEEVARLREADALLTKHRDPRGALLLMQPLLERFPNDGNVKQLAARAYFASAQLAKARQLASDMVDQNPADFYARLLLGRTLQRLGRVEEARSHLRLVDGFDAEGLDEEGT; encoded by the coding sequence ATGAAAGCAGAGTTCTGGGCCGACGTGGTGAGCCCCTGGGCATACGTCGGCAAAAGCCGAGTAGACGATGCCCTCGCCAGCTTCACTGGAGAGGACGTCGATATCGTGTGGCGTCCTCTTCCAGTGGACAGCCGCGTCGATTCCACTGAAGCCGCCCGCGTCATCCTCTTGGCGCGCGCCGACGGTGGAAGCCAGACTCAACATGCCGTCGCCACGGCGCTAATGGAGGCGTGGCACGTCGACGAGCGTGACGTGTCATCTCTCGATGTCGTCATTGAGGTTGCGCAGGCGGCCGGATTCAGCCAGGCCAGCGCGCTCATGAACAGCGACGCCGGTCAACAGGAACTGGCCGAGCAGCTGCTGCGCGCCAAAGCGATCGAGGTGGAGACCTCTCCGACCATGACCGTGGGGGAGCAGTCTTTGGCCGGAATCCAGGAGGAGTCGGCGATCCGGGAGTTTTTCCAGGCAGCCGCGTCCAACCGTGAACTTCCCGAGGAAGTCGCTCGCCTGCGGGAAGCCGATGCGTTGCTGACCAAACACCGCGACCCGCGTGGGGCGCTGCTGCTGATGCAGCCGCTACTGGAGCGCTTCCCCAACGACGGCAATGTCAAGCAGCTGGCTGCTCGGGCGTATTTCGCCTCAGCGCAGCTGGCTAAGGCCCGCCAGCTGGCCTCCGACATGGTCGATCAGAACCCGGCCGACTTCTATGCTCGCCTGTTGCTAGGACGAACATTGCAGCGACTCGGGCGAGTTGAGGAGGCTCGGTCGCATCTGCGCCTAGTCGACGGCTTCGACGCCGAGGGGCTCGATGAGGAAGGAACCTAG
- the thrS gene encoding threonine--tRNA ligase, with protein sequence MASASPNQSPAVIEPLQVTAGTTCADAVVQAGLPTTGPKAIVVVRDAEGQLRDLSWAPESDVVVEPVELDSPDGLNVMRHSAAHVMAQAVQELHEDAKLGIGPPIRDGFYYDFDVAQPFHPDDLKQIEKRMLQIIKQGQTFSRRVYDSQDEARKELSDEPFKLELINTKGDELDSEEVMEVGGGELTVYDNHNPKTGEVEWSDLCRGPHLPTTKLIGAVKLMRSAAAYWMGSEKNPQLQRIYGTAWPTKADLKEHLRLLEEAGKRDHRKLGTQLDLFSFPEELGSGLPVFHPKGGIIRREMEDYSRRKHIAANYEFVNTPHITKANLFHTSGHLGFYSEGMFPPMEMEGAQYYLKPMNCPYHCLIFRSRGRSYRELPLRMFEFGSVYRYEKSGVVHGLTRVRGMTQDDAHIFCTKEQLAAELKSLLGFVLDLLRDYGLDDFYLELSSKDPEKYIGSDEVWEESLEALRAAGEESGLHLVDDPGGAAFYGPKISVQAKDAIGRTWQMSTIQLDFNQPERFGLEYVAADGTRQRPVMIHRALFGSIERFFGVLTEHYAGAFPAWLAPVQAIGIPVRGENVDYLDEFFAQLRSAGVRCEVDFSDDRMQKKVRNAQLQKIPFMIIAGDDDQAAGTVSFRYRDGSQRNGVSKDEALRHVVEFVQSRVNTSPSAAEDNAAEPSAESTT encoded by the coding sequence GTGGCTTCCGCATCGCCCAATCAGTCTCCAGCCGTTATCGAGCCGCTTCAGGTCACGGCTGGCACTACGTGCGCCGATGCGGTGGTTCAGGCAGGTCTTCCCACAACGGGTCCGAAGGCCATCGTGGTCGTCCGTGATGCCGAAGGCCAGCTCAGAGACTTGTCCTGGGCCCCGGAATCGGACGTGGTCGTGGAACCGGTGGAGCTGGACAGCCCCGATGGCCTTAACGTCATGCGCCACTCTGCGGCCCACGTCATGGCGCAAGCGGTGCAGGAACTGCACGAGGACGCCAAGTTGGGCATCGGCCCACCGATCCGCGACGGTTTCTACTATGACTTCGACGTGGCGCAACCGTTCCACCCCGATGATCTCAAGCAAATCGAAAAGCGCATGTTGCAGATCATCAAACAGGGGCAGACGTTTTCCCGGCGCGTCTATGACAGCCAGGATGAGGCCCGCAAGGAGCTCAGCGACGAGCCGTTCAAGTTGGAGCTGATCAACACCAAGGGCGACGAGCTGGACTCCGAGGAAGTCATGGAGGTTGGCGGAGGCGAACTGACCGTCTACGACAACCATAATCCCAAGACCGGTGAGGTGGAGTGGTCTGACCTCTGCCGTGGCCCCCACTTGCCCACGACCAAGCTCATTGGTGCGGTGAAGCTGATGCGCTCGGCCGCCGCCTACTGGATGGGCTCGGAGAAGAACCCGCAGCTCCAGCGCATTTACGGCACCGCCTGGCCAACCAAGGCCGACCTCAAGGAGCACCTGCGCTTGCTTGAGGAAGCCGGGAAGCGCGACCACCGCAAGCTCGGTACGCAGCTGGATTTGTTCTCGTTCCCCGAGGAGTTGGGCTCGGGCTTGCCGGTCTTTCACCCCAAGGGCGGCATCATCCGCCGGGAAATGGAAGACTACTCTCGCCGCAAGCACATCGCCGCCAACTATGAGTTTGTGAACACGCCACACATCACCAAGGCGAACCTGTTCCACACCTCAGGGCACCTGGGCTTCTACTCCGAGGGAATGTTCCCCCCCATGGAGATGGAAGGCGCGCAGTATTACCTCAAGCCAATGAACTGCCCGTACCACTGCCTGATCTTCCGTTCCCGGGGTCGCTCCTACCGTGAGCTGCCGTTGCGGATGTTCGAATTCGGGTCGGTCTATCGCTACGAGAAGTCCGGGGTGGTACACGGGCTGACTCGAGTACGGGGCATGACGCAGGACGACGCCCATATCTTTTGCACCAAGGAACAGCTCGCCGCAGAGCTGAAGAGCCTGCTGGGCTTTGTCCTTGACCTATTGCGGGATTATGGCCTGGATGACTTTTACCTGGAGCTTTCCAGCAAGGACCCTGAGAAGTACATCGGTAGCGACGAGGTCTGGGAGGAATCGCTGGAGGCGCTACGGGCCGCCGGCGAGGAATCGGGTCTGCACCTGGTTGACGACCCGGGTGGGGCGGCTTTCTATGGGCCGAAGATTTCGGTGCAGGCAAAGGACGCCATTGGTCGTACTTGGCAGATGTCGACCATTCAGCTTGACTTCAACCAGCCGGAACGTTTCGGATTGGAGTACGTGGCGGCTGACGGTACGCGGCAGCGGCCCGTCATGATCCACCGGGCGCTGTTTGGGTCGATCGAGCGGTTCTTCGGGGTGCTCACCGAGCACTATGCCGGGGCGTTCCCGGCCTGGCTGGCTCCTGTACAGGCCATCGGTATTCCGGTGCGCGGGGAGAATGTCGACTACCTGGATGAGTTCTTTGCTCAACTGCGAAGCGCGGGCGTGCGCTGTGAGGTGGACTTTTCCGACGACCGGATGCAAAAGAAGGTCCGCAACGCGCAGCTGCAGAAGATCCCGTTCATGATCATCGCCGGAGACGACGATCAGGCGGCGGGAACCGTGTCGTTCCGCTATCGGGATGGATCGCAGCGCAATGGCGTGTCTAAGGATGAGGCGTTGCGGCATGTGGTGGAGTTCGTGCAATCACGTGTGAACACCAGTCCTTCGGCGGCGGAAGACAACGCCGCGGAGCCCAGCGCCGAGAGCACGACCTAG
- a CDS encoding MerR family transcriptional regulator: MNAMTVGQLATTIGVSADTVRFWEREGLLPAPRRSSAGYRLYQEDSIDRLRFIRTCQRLGLTLADIAQLLQVRDTGRCPCESAEGLLARRLAEVEDEIRRLQVP, from the coding sequence ATGAACGCGATGACGGTCGGCCAATTGGCCACAACGATCGGGGTTAGTGCCGATACGGTGCGGTTTTGGGAACGCGAGGGGCTGCTGCCCGCTCCTCGCCGCTCTAGTGCGGGCTATCGCCTCTATCAGGAAGACTCTATCGACCGTCTGCGATTCATCCGCACATGCCAGCGGCTGGGCCTCACGTTGGCTGACATTGCTCAACTGTTGCAGGTGCGCGACACGGGACGCTGTCCATGCGAGAGCGCTGAGGGTCTCCTAGCGCGTCGTCTGGCCGAGGTCGAGGACGAGATCAGGCGGCTGCAAGTGCCGTAG
- the pdxT gene encoding pyridoxal 5'-phosphate synthase glutaminase subunit PdxT, producing the protein MTKPNIGVLALQGDVVDHARALEAAGANVRKVRRASELDDVEALVLPGGESTAMSNLLLAFDLLEPIRKRLDDGMPAYGSCAGMIMLARRVVDGRDDQRSFGAIDMTVRRNAFGRQVDSFETDVELTGIEGGPYRTVFIRAPWVEEIGDDVEVIGRISQGPADGRIVAVRSGNHLATAFHPEVTTDARVHEYFVTMVRAAAGARG; encoded by the coding sequence GTGACGAAACCGAATATCGGAGTGTTGGCTCTGCAAGGTGACGTGGTCGACCATGCCCGAGCACTGGAGGCCGCTGGCGCGAACGTTCGTAAGGTCCGTCGGGCGAGCGAACTCGACGATGTGGAAGCTTTGGTCCTTCCCGGTGGCGAATCAACGGCGATGAGCAATTTGCTGCTGGCATTCGACTTGCTGGAACCGATTCGTAAGCGTCTCGATGACGGCATGCCCGCCTATGGCTCCTGCGCGGGCATGATCATGTTGGCTCGCCGGGTGGTAGACGGTCGCGACGATCAGCGTTCCTTTGGCGCGATTGACATGACGGTGCGGCGAAACGCCTTCGGTCGCCAAGTCGACTCCTTCGAAACCGATGTCGAGCTGACCGGGATTGAGGGCGGCCCGTATCGGACCGTCTTTATCCGTGCTCCGTGGGTTGAGGAGATCGGCGATGACGTTGAGGTGATCGGCCGTATCAGCCAAGGGCCCGCAGACGGTAGGATCGTCGCCGTGCGCTCCGGAAATCACTTGGCGACGGCGTTCCACCCTGAGGTGACCACCGACGCTCGAGTGCACGAATACTTTGTGACCATGGTGCGGGCCGCTGCGGGGGCTCGGGGCTGA